One window of Saccharopolyspora phatthalungensis genomic DNA carries:
- a CDS encoding DoxX family protein yields the protein MLIRRLARPMLAAIFIYGGIGALRDTPSHAKAAAPLLEKATGPVKDSLPEQLPTDPETLVRIDGAVKVGAGTLLALGKCPRLAALLLAGSIVPTTLAAHAFWTIDNPQERANQQAHFIKNISLLGGLLITAVDTAGKPSVGYRAKRRARKVAAQTQQTVGVVKGAAKVKR from the coding sequence ATGCTTATTCGCCGTTTGGCCCGGCCGATGCTCGCCGCGATCTTCATCTACGGCGGCATCGGGGCATTGCGCGATACGCCGAGCCACGCCAAGGCCGCCGCCCCGCTGCTGGAGAAGGCGACGGGACCGGTGAAGGACTCGCTGCCGGAGCAGCTCCCGACCGACCCGGAAACCCTGGTGCGCATTGATGGCGCGGTGAAGGTCGGCGCCGGGACGCTGCTCGCGCTCGGCAAGTGCCCCCGGCTGGCCGCGCTCCTGCTCGCCGGGAGCATCGTGCCCACCACGCTGGCCGCGCACGCGTTCTGGACGATCGACAACCCCCAGGAACGTGCCAACCAGCAGGCTCACTTCATCAAGAACATCAGCCTCCTCGGCGGGCTGCTGATCACCGCGGTCGACACCGCCGGCAAGCCGTCCGTCGGTTACCGGGCCAAGCGCCGCGCACGCAAGGTCGCCGCGCAGACCCAGCAGACCGTCGGCGTGGTCAAGGGCGCGGCGAAGGTCAAGAGATAA
- a CDS encoding metallopeptidase family protein codes for MPVEMSRARFEELVADALDLLPAEFAAAMNNVVVLVEDTNPEDPSLLGLYEGIALTERDSTYSGVLPDRITIYREPLLDMCADEAEVVDEVAVTVVHEIAHHFGIDDEKLHALGWG; via the coding sequence ATGCCGGTGGAGATGTCCCGTGCCCGGTTCGAGGAGCTCGTGGCCGACGCCCTCGATCTGCTGCCCGCTGAGTTCGCGGCCGCGATGAACAACGTGGTGGTGCTGGTCGAGGACACCAATCCGGAGGACCCGTCGCTGCTCGGGTTGTACGAGGGAATCGCGTTGACCGAGCGGGACAGCACCTACAGCGGGGTGCTACCCGACCGCATCACGATCTACCGCGAGCCGCTGCTGGACATGTGCGCGGACGAAGCCGAGGTGGTCGACGAAGTGGCCGTGACCGTGGTGCACGAGATCGCCCACCACTTCGGCATCGACGACGAGAAGCTGCACGCCCTGGGCTGGGGCTGA
- a CDS encoding GAF domain-containing sensor histidine kinase, producing the protein MDSTLARRMLAASTEITRLALSAEDPEAVLPLVVRRAAELAEADLGVVTVRADDGRLTVEAAYGAPTATGPLADPVGTVLSSRSAAARVARSGVPVVVDDLIDDPLTAPYVPASLRVYGPFAVAPFGTRERRLGALAVYRRRGASIFTRVAVDVLTSFAAQAGLALVLAEGSTARQRIAVYQERERIARDLHDVIVQRLYATGVQLEVLERRLSGRLDTADAARLAETMEQIDQAIAEVRATARTLRSADPETPAQAPALDDSMRSEVQIAGELLGRPPRLEIDGDLSDVPVAVADHARAALREALSNVVRHAGAQTVLVRVRRSASGLLLQVVDDGCGIPRDVSKRGLRNLEERAVAAGGRCSITSSPDSGTTVAWEVPLSASPA; encoded by the coding sequence ATGGATTCCACCCTCGCCAGGCGCATGCTCGCGGCGTCCACCGAGATAACCCGGTTGGCGCTGTCCGCTGAGGACCCGGAGGCCGTCCTCCCGCTGGTCGTCCGCCGCGCCGCCGAACTCGCCGAGGCCGACCTCGGCGTCGTCACTGTCCGAGCCGACGACGGCCGCCTCACCGTCGAGGCCGCCTACGGCGCGCCCACCGCGACCGGCCCGCTGGCCGACCCGGTCGGCACGGTCCTGTCCTCGCGTTCGGCTGCCGCGCGAGTCGCGCGCAGCGGCGTGCCCGTAGTCGTCGACGACCTGATCGACGACCCGCTGACGGCTCCGTACGTACCCGCTTCGCTGCGGGTGTACGGCCCGTTCGCGGTCGCGCCGTTCGGCACCCGGGAGCGCCGGCTCGGCGCGCTGGCCGTCTACCGGCGGCGAGGCGCCAGCATTTTCACCCGGGTCGCAGTGGACGTGCTGACGTCGTTCGCGGCGCAGGCCGGCCTCGCGCTGGTGCTCGCGGAGGGCTCCACGGCGCGCCAGCGCATCGCGGTCTATCAGGAGCGGGAGCGCATCGCACGCGACCTCCACGACGTGATCGTGCAGCGGCTCTATGCCACCGGTGTGCAGTTGGAGGTCTTGGAGCGGCGGCTGTCCGGTCGACTCGACACCGCCGACGCGGCCCGGCTGGCCGAGACGATGGAGCAGATCGACCAGGCGATCGCCGAGGTCCGCGCGACCGCCCGCACGCTTCGCTCCGCGGATCCGGAAACCCCGGCGCAGGCGCCCGCGCTCGACGACTCGATGCGCTCCGAGGTGCAGATCGCCGGGGAGCTGCTGGGACGGCCGCCGAGGCTGGAGATCGACGGCGACTTGAGCGACGTGCCGGTGGCGGTGGCCGATCACGCCCGCGCCGCGCTCCGCGAAGCACTGTCCAATGTGGTCCGGCACGCCGGGGCGCAGACCGTGTTGGTGCGGGTGCGGCGCTCGGCTTCCGGGCTGTTGCTACAGGTCGTGGACGACGGCTGCGGAATTCCCCGCGACGTGAGCAAACGCGGCCTGCGAAACCTCGAAGAACGCGCAGTCGCGGCGGGCGGCCGCTGCTCGATCACCTCGTCGCCGGACAGCGGCACCACGGTCGCCTGGGAAGTCCCGCTGTCCGCGAGCCCCGCCTGA
- a CDS encoding histidine phosphatase family protein: MTEFALAAPTGMRLILARHGQTSANVRQVLDTLPPGPGLTELGELQAARLAERLAGEKIVSVHASRALRAQQTAQPLAQRHRLRVEVVEGTHEIYVGELEGRGDPEALETFDDVYANWHAGRLDVPMPGGETGHEALTRFLAGASTAIDGSGGGAVALVSHGAMLRLAASALATNIEGAEGNSTYLPNTGVIVLEADPDARTGWRYLSWDGLDAA, translated from the coding sequence GTGACCGAGTTCGCGCTGGCGGCGCCCACCGGAATGCGCCTGATCCTGGCCCGTCACGGGCAGACCTCGGCCAACGTGCGGCAGGTGCTCGACACCCTCCCGCCGGGCCCGGGTCTGACCGAGCTGGGCGAGTTGCAGGCGGCGCGGCTGGCCGAGCGGCTGGCCGGCGAGAAGATCGTCTCGGTGCACGCGAGCCGCGCACTGCGTGCGCAGCAGACGGCGCAGCCCTTGGCGCAGCGGCACCGGTTGCGAGTCGAGGTCGTCGAGGGCACACACGAGATCTACGTCGGGGAGCTGGAAGGCCGGGGTGACCCGGAGGCGCTGGAGACCTTCGATGACGTCTACGCGAACTGGCACGCCGGGCGGCTTGACGTTCCGATGCCCGGCGGTGAAACCGGCCACGAGGCGCTAACCCGCTTCCTCGCCGGGGCGAGCACCGCCATCGACGGGTCCGGCGGCGGCGCGGTTGCGCTGGTCAGCCACGGTGCGATGCTGCGGCTCGCGGCGAGTGCGTTGGCCACGAACATCGAGGGCGCCGAGGGCAACTCGACGTACCTGCCGAACACGGGCGTCATCGTCCTGGAAGCCGACCCCGACGCCCGGACCGGCTGGCGCTACCTGTCCTGGGACGGCCTCGACGCGGCCTGA
- the pheA gene encoding prephenate dehydratase, giving the protein MPQIAYLGPPGTFTEQATRLLTEDFDADLVPYETVPLALAAVRAGEVLAAGVPVENSVEGSVPATLDALTTAEPLVAVQEAVLPVQFDLLARPGVALSEIGTVASHPHALAQVRSWLSENMPGARTRATSSTAAAAAEVAAGEFDAAISASVALDHYPSLVRLVGGIADVPDAVTRFLLVRRPGVLPEPTGADRTSLCAVISDEVGSLVEMLAELALRGINLSRIESRPIKDRFGEYRFFLDFDGHVADARIGDALTALRRRCSSVRFLGSYPKADRSPASVRPSASEQAFQTSANWLEDLRAGRLA; this is encoded by the coding sequence GTGCCACAAATCGCGTATCTCGGCCCGCCGGGCACATTCACCGAGCAGGCCACCCGGCTGCTGACCGAGGATTTCGACGCCGACCTAGTGCCCTACGAGACCGTCCCGCTGGCCCTGGCCGCGGTGCGCGCCGGTGAAGTGCTGGCCGCTGGGGTGCCGGTGGAGAACTCCGTCGAAGGCTCGGTACCGGCCACGTTGGACGCGTTGACCACCGCTGAACCGCTGGTGGCGGTGCAGGAGGCCGTGCTGCCGGTGCAGTTCGACCTGCTGGCCCGGCCCGGTGTCGCGCTGTCCGAGATCGGCACCGTGGCGAGTCACCCGCACGCTCTTGCGCAGGTCCGTAGCTGGTTGTCCGAGAACATGCCGGGGGCCCGCACCCGCGCGACCAGTTCGACGGCGGCGGCCGCCGCCGAAGTCGCGGCCGGTGAGTTCGACGCGGCGATATCGGCTTCGGTGGCGCTCGACCACTACCCCTCGCTGGTGCGGCTCGTCGGCGGCATCGCCGACGTGCCCGATGCGGTCACCCGGTTCCTGCTGGTCCGCCGCCCCGGGGTGCTGCCGGAGCCGACCGGCGCGGACCGGACCTCGCTGTGCGCGGTGATCAGCGACGAGGTCGGCTCGCTGGTCGAGATGCTGGCCGAACTCGCGCTGCGCGGCATCAATCTCAGCCGCATCGAGTCCCGGCCCATCAAGGACCGGTTCGGCGAGTACCGGTTCTTCCTCGACTTCGACGGGCACGTCGCGGACGCCCGGATCGGCGACGCGTTGACCGCGTTGCGCCGCCGCTGCAGCAGCGTCCGGTTCCTCGGGTCCTACCCGAAGGCGGACCGGTCGCCGGCCAGCGTGCGCCCATCTGCCTCGGAGCAGGCGTTCCAGACCTCGGCGAATTGGCTCGAAGACCTCCGCGCGGGGCGGTTGGCGTGA
- a CDS encoding response regulator has translation MPVRVLLVDDHEVVRRGLRDLLDTEEDVVIVAEAGGVGEALVRAQATGPDVAVIDMRLPDGDGLELCRQLRALPQPPYCLVLTAFDDESALVGAINAGASGYLLKQVRGQDLVNAVREVAAGRSLLDPITTGRVLARLRQSTCPEPDELAALTERERKVLELIGEGLTNRQIAERLFLAEKTVKNYVTSVLAKLGMERRTQAAAWVARRQSQA, from the coding sequence GTGCCAGTGAGGGTGCTGCTAGTCGATGATCATGAGGTGGTCCGGCGCGGTCTTCGCGACCTGTTGGACACCGAGGAAGACGTAGTGATCGTGGCGGAGGCCGGTGGCGTCGGTGAGGCGCTGGTGCGTGCGCAGGCGACCGGGCCCGACGTCGCGGTCATCGACATGCGGCTGCCCGACGGCGACGGCCTGGAGCTGTGCCGCCAGTTGCGCGCCCTGCCGCAGCCGCCGTACTGCCTGGTGCTCACGGCCTTCGACGACGAGAGCGCGCTGGTCGGCGCGATCAACGCCGGCGCCTCCGGCTACCTGTTGAAGCAGGTGCGCGGGCAGGACCTGGTCAACGCCGTGCGCGAGGTCGCCGCCGGGCGGTCGCTGCTGGATCCGATCACCACCGGGCGGGTGCTGGCGCGGCTGCGCCAGTCCACCTGCCCGGAGCCGGACGAACTCGCCGCCCTGACCGAGCGGGAGCGCAAGGTGCTGGAGCTGATCGGCGAGGGCCTGACGAACCGGCAGATCGCCGAGCGGCTGTTCCTGGCGGAGAAGACGGTGAAGAACTACGTGACGTCGGTGCTGGCCAAGCTCGGCATGGAGCGGCGCACCCAGGCCGCCGCCTGGGTCGCCCGCCGCCAGAGCCAGGCCTGA
- a CDS encoding glutathionylspermidine synthase family protein — MRRRTSARRPDWQAKVEELGLVFGTPARAADGTARPYWDEGVHYEFSLDEVLSLEADVELLQSMCLDAVDHVVTTERYKDFGIAEWVWPHIAESWRRHDPHLYGRFDLRYDGSGPAKLLEYNADTPTSLLEAAVVQWHWLTECHEGDDQWNSIHEQLVARWGEISEQLATNEVHFTWSSADVTGEDNLTAAYLQETAAEAGLDTVGLPIEEIGWDGLLERFVDLEEAPMNSVVKIYPWEWMVDDDFGKHAVKTLPATQWVEPLWKMLLSNKALLAVLWEMHPGHPNLLPTFLDQPGLLTEYVRKPRLGREGNNIAIVAPGWETETGGVYGEEGYVYQAFDPLPEFDGMRPALGAWVVGDSSAGLGIRETAGLITDDGAAFVPHRIPAIS, encoded by the coding sequence GTGCGGCGCAGGACTTCAGCGCGACGACCGGACTGGCAGGCCAAGGTCGAGGAGCTCGGGCTCGTCTTCGGCACGCCCGCGCGTGCGGCGGATGGCACGGCGCGGCCCTACTGGGATGAGGGCGTGCACTACGAGTTCAGCCTCGACGAGGTGCTGTCGCTGGAGGCCGACGTCGAGTTGCTGCAATCGATGTGCCTGGACGCCGTCGATCACGTCGTCACCACCGAGCGCTACAAGGACTTCGGCATCGCGGAGTGGGTCTGGCCGCACATCGCCGAATCCTGGAGGCGGCACGACCCGCACCTGTACGGCCGGTTCGACCTGCGCTACGACGGCAGCGGCCCGGCGAAGCTGCTGGAGTACAACGCCGACACCCCGACCTCGCTGCTGGAGGCGGCGGTCGTGCAGTGGCACTGGCTGACCGAGTGCCACGAGGGCGACGACCAGTGGAATTCCATCCACGAGCAGCTCGTCGCGCGCTGGGGCGAGATCAGCGAGCAGCTGGCCACCAACGAGGTGCACTTCACCTGGTCGTCCGCGGACGTCACCGGCGAGGACAACCTCACCGCGGCCTACCTGCAGGAGACGGCGGCGGAGGCGGGGCTGGACACCGTCGGCCTACCCATCGAGGAGATCGGCTGGGACGGCCTGCTGGAGCGCTTCGTCGATCTGGAAGAAGCGCCGATGAACTCGGTGGTCAAGATCTATCCCTGGGAGTGGATGGTCGACGACGACTTCGGCAAGCACGCCGTCAAGACCCTGCCGGCCACGCAATGGGTCGAACCGCTGTGGAAGATGCTGCTGTCCAACAAGGCGCTGCTGGCGGTCCTGTGGGAGATGCATCCCGGGCACCCGAATCTGCTGCCGACGTTCCTCGACCAGCCCGGCCTGCTCACCGAGTACGTGCGCAAGCCCCGGTTGGGGCGGGAGGGCAACAACATCGCGATCGTCGCCCCGGGTTGGGAGACCGAGACCGGCGGCGTGTACGGCGAGGAGGGCTACGTCTACCAGGCGTTTGACCCGCTGCCCGAATTCGATGGCATGCGCCCGGCGCTCGGTGCCTGGGTGGTCGGCGATTCCTCGGCGGGCCTCGGCATCCGCGAGACGGCGGGCCTGATCACCGACGACGGCGCTGCCTTCGTCCCGCACCGCATCCCCGCCATCTCCTGA
- a CDS encoding septum formation family protein, translating into MISAAIGALLILVISAALNWPTGGESGVGGPGRIGSAPAPKVVFEAAAGDCLNWTEPDAADISKVTCAEPHLFEVTGTADLRGEFGDKAPFPNTGQWQQVKQQRCIDVSKQFLSGRFDPHGRFSVGAFTPSEEGWANSDRTLHCGLQQPGPSGKLYPITGNAARMDQSNVYPVGRCLGINGTAVWDPVDCARPHAVEITGLVNLGEQFPGGYPAEGDQDGFLATRCAELTAAYAGGPTTAKDKGLVTYWDTLAQESWDAGSLQVNCKVSAQLPDGSGLAPVTGSVKGEVQIGRAPAPQNTVPIEPGVPATEPR; encoded by the coding sequence ATGATTTCGGCTGCCATCGGCGCCCTGCTGATCCTGGTGATCAGCGCAGCGCTGAACTGGCCGACCGGCGGCGAGTCCGGGGTCGGCGGGCCCGGCCGGATCGGTTCGGCCCCGGCGCCGAAGGTGGTGTTCGAGGCCGCCGCGGGCGACTGCCTGAACTGGACCGAACCCGACGCCGCCGACATCAGCAAGGTCACCTGTGCCGAACCGCACCTCTTCGAGGTCACCGGCACCGCGGATCTGCGCGGCGAGTTCGGCGACAAGGCACCGTTCCCGAACACCGGGCAGTGGCAGCAGGTCAAGCAGCAACGCTGCATCGACGTGTCGAAGCAATTCCTGTCCGGCCGGTTCGATCCGCACGGCCGGTTCAGCGTGGGCGCGTTCACCCCGAGCGAGGAGGGCTGGGCCAACAGCGACCGGACGCTGCACTGCGGGCTCCAGCAGCCGGGACCGTCCGGCAAGCTTTACCCGATCACCGGCAACGCCGCCCGGATGGACCAGTCCAATGTCTACCCGGTCGGCCGCTGCCTGGGCATCAACGGCACGGCGGTGTGGGACCCGGTGGACTGCGCCCGGCCGCACGCGGTGGAGATCACCGGCCTGGTCAACCTCGGCGAGCAGTTCCCCGGCGGCTATCCGGCGGAAGGCGATCAGGATGGTTTCCTGGCGACCAGGTGCGCCGAACTGACCGCGGCATACGCCGGTGGCCCGACCACCGCCAAGGACAAGGGCCTGGTCACCTACTGGGACACGCTGGCGCAGGAGAGCTGGGACGCCGGTTCGCTGCAGGTCAACTGCAAGGTCAGCGCTCAGCTTCCGGACGGCAGCGGGCTCGCGCCCGTGACGGGCAGTGTCAAGGGGGAGGTGCAGATCGGCAGGGCGCCCGCGCCGCAGAACACCGTCCCGATCGAGCCGGGCGTGCCCGCGACCGAACCCCGCTGA
- a CDS encoding macro domain-containing protein, which translates to MLWGVTADSGRSVDGAEPELQLVLCAVDEPLAAAWQEIADSRAGLSVHQGSVLDLAVDAVVSPANSYGWMRGGIDAVYARTFPEVEEQVRSAVLAYHGGELPVGEALLVPTGSPNPTWLISAPTMREPGERLPTDTVHPYLAARAVLRLWSSGILENGAPVHHVVRSVAMPGLGTGVGGVSPKLCARQVAAAWDEVFARVDQL; encoded by the coding sequence ATGCTGTGGGGTGTGACCGCAGATTCGGGGCGCTCAGTGGATGGAGCGGAGCCGGAGCTGCAGCTCGTCCTATGCGCAGTGGACGAGCCGCTGGCCGCCGCCTGGCAGGAGATCGCCGACAGCCGAGCCGGCCTATCCGTACATCAGGGGTCGGTGCTGGACTTGGCGGTCGACGCGGTGGTGAGCCCGGCGAACTCCTACGGCTGGATGCGCGGCGGCATCGACGCCGTGTACGCCCGCACCTTCCCCGAGGTGGAGGAGCAGGTGCGCAGCGCGGTGCTCGCCTACCACGGCGGCGAGCTGCCGGTCGGCGAAGCGCTGCTGGTGCCCACCGGCTCCCCGAACCCGACCTGGTTGATCAGCGCACCCACCATGCGGGAACCGGGTGAGCGGCTGCCGACCGACACGGTGCACCCCTACCTCGCGGCGCGGGCCGTGCTGCGGCTCTGGTCGAGCGGGATCTTGGAGAACGGCGCGCCGGTTCACCACGTGGTCCGGTCCGTCGCGATGCCCGGCCTGGGCACCGGCGTCGGTGGCGTGTCGCCGAAGCTGTGCGCGCGGCAGGTCGCCGCGGCCTGGGACGAGGTGTTCGCGCGGGTCGACCAGCTCTGA